A region from the Halomonas piscis genome encodes:
- the ppc gene encoding phosphoenolpyruvate carboxylase — protein sequence MSHDLHESLRDNVRILGDNLGHTIADDLGQEFVDKIEAIRSRAKQGRRQDTLEQRELIDYLRNLPDDDLLPVTRAFNQFLNLSNIAEQHYRARFRYVEDYKPGTQPTLEELLRRARESGRSPRELVKALADMRVELVLTAHPTEIIRRTLIQKYDAIDDCLGAIEGANAGEERAARARGRLAELISQAWHTDEIRHERPTPVDEAKWGFAVIENSLWQAVPDFHRDLDNLLLDTAGERLPLDAAPIRYASWMGGDRDGNPNVTASVTREVLLLGRWMAADLYLRDLEQLKNELSMWKANSALKAEVGEMAEPYRELVKRIIARMEATRDWAEARLEGRSFDGGPIIETRDQLYAPLLSCYRSLCDSGLDTIANGALLDTLRRVAVFGVTLTKLDLRQEASRHAQVLEEITDELALGRYQDWSESERQAFLLAELRSSRPLIPLRWQCSAETREVLETFRVVAEEHPEALGSYVISMAAEPSDVLTVALLLQEVGGRVTLPIVPLFETLNDLNRAGEVIDQLLALPQYRELMPGRQEVMIGYSDSAKDAGQLAAAWAQYRAQEALVDICHRHGVKLRLFHGRGGAVGRGGGPAHAAILSQPPGSVNGSLRVTEQGEMIRFKFGQPDIALRSMEIYACAVLEATLLPPPAPEPRWREEMDQLAQTSHEVYARVVRDDPEFVPYFRAVTPENVLGRLPLGSRPTKRRQDGGVETLRAIPWIFAWTQTRLMLPAWLGSEQAFTGRLAEPGGFEVLKEMRDSWPFFGTYLDMLEMLLAKADIGIAAYYEHRLVDEPSLKTLGRKLRERFERLEDSVLTLLEQDELLEKTPLIHQAIAVRNPYIDPLHGLQAELLQRNRDADGAISADLSRALMVTMAGISAGLRNTG from the coding sequence ATGAGCCACGACCTGCACGAATCCCTGCGCGACAACGTCCGCATCCTGGGCGATAACCTGGGGCATACCATTGCCGATGACCTGGGGCAGGAGTTTGTCGACAAGATCGAAGCCATTCGCTCCCGGGCCAAGCAGGGACGCCGGCAGGATACGCTCGAGCAGCGCGAGCTGATCGACTACCTGCGCAACTTGCCCGACGACGATCTGCTGCCGGTAACCCGGGCGTTCAACCAGTTTCTCAACCTCTCCAACATTGCCGAGCAGCACTACCGCGCGCGGTTTCGCTACGTGGAGGACTACAAGCCCGGCACCCAGCCCACCCTCGAGGAGCTTTTGCGGCGCGCCCGGGAGTCGGGGCGCTCGCCCCGGGAGCTGGTCAAGGCCCTTGCCGACATGCGCGTGGAGCTGGTGCTCACCGCGCACCCCACGGAAATCATTCGCCGCACCCTGATTCAGAAATACGACGCCATCGACGATTGCCTGGGCGCCATCGAAGGGGCAAACGCCGGCGAAGAGCGCGCCGCCCGGGCCCGGGGGCGGCTGGCCGAGCTCATCAGCCAGGCCTGGCACACCGACGAAATTCGCCACGAGCGCCCCACGCCGGTGGACGAGGCCAAGTGGGGCTTTGCGGTGATCGAAAACTCGCTGTGGCAGGCGGTGCCCGATTTTCACCGCGACCTGGACAACCTGCTGCTGGATACCGCCGGCGAGCGTCTGCCGCTGGACGCCGCGCCGATCCGCTACGCCTCCTGGATGGGCGGCGATCGCGACGGCAACCCCAACGTTACCGCCAGCGTCACCCGGGAGGTGCTGCTGCTGGGCCGCTGGATGGCGGCCGACCTCTACCTGCGCGATCTGGAACAGCTGAAAAACGAGCTTTCCATGTGGAAGGCCAACAGCGCGCTGAAAGCCGAAGTGGGCGAAATGGCCGAGCCCTACCGCGAGCTGGTCAAGCGCATCATCGCGCGGATGGAAGCCACCCGGGACTGGGCCGAGGCGCGACTCGAAGGGCGCAGCTTCGACGGCGGGCCGATCATCGAGACAAGGGATCAGCTCTACGCGCCGCTTTTGTCCTGCTACCGCTCGCTGTGCGACTCGGGGCTTGACACCATCGCCAACGGCGCGCTGCTGGACACCCTGCGCCGGGTGGCGGTGTTCGGCGTCACGCTGACAAAGCTCGACCTGCGCCAGGAGGCCAGCCGTCACGCCCAGGTGCTCGAGGAAATCACCGACGAGCTGGCCCTGGGCCGCTATCAGGACTGGAGCGAAAGCGAACGCCAGGCCTTTCTGCTGGCCGAGCTCAGGTCCAGCCGGCCGCTGATTCCGTTGCGCTGGCAGTGCTCGGCGGAAACCCGCGAGGTGCTGGAAACTTTCCGCGTGGTGGCCGAAGAGCACCCCGAGGCGCTTGGCAGCTACGTCATTTCCATGGCGGCCGAGCCCTCCGACGTGCTCACCGTGGCGCTGCTGCTGCAGGAAGTCGGCGGCCGGGTGACGCTGCCCATCGTGCCGCTGTTTGAAACGCTCAACGACCTGAACCGCGCCGGCGAAGTGATCGACCAGCTGCTGGCGCTGCCGCAGTACCGCGAGCTGATGCCGGGGCGCCAGGAAGTGATGATCGGCTACTCCGATTCGGCCAAGGACGCCGGCCAGCTGGCCGCCGCCTGGGCCCAGTACCGTGCCCAGGAAGCGCTGGTCGATATCTGCCATCGCCATGGCGTCAAGCTGCGGCTGTTCCACGGCCGCGGCGGCGCCGTGGGTCGCGGCGGCGGCCCGGCCCACGCGGCGATTCTCTCTCAGCCGCCGGGCTCGGTGAACGGCAGTCTCAGGGTGACCGAGCAGGGCGAGATGATTCGCTTCAAGTTCGGACAGCCGGATATTGCCCTGCGCTCCATGGAGATCTACGCCTGCGCGGTGCTGGAAGCGACGCTGCTGCCGCCGCCGGCGCCCGAGCCCCGCTGGCGCGAGGAAATGGATCAGCTGGCGCAAACCTCCCACGAGGTTTACGCCAGGGTGGTGCGCGACGACCCCGAGTTCGTGCCGTATTTCCGCGCGGTGACGCCGGAGAACGTGCTTGGCCGGCTGCCGCTGGGCTCGAGGCCCACCAAGCGGCGCCAGGACGGCGGCGTGGAAACCCTGCGGGCGATTCCGTGGATCTTCGCCTGGACCCAGACCCGGCTGATGCTGCCCGCCTGGCTTGGCAGCGAGCAGGCCTTTACCGGGCGTCTGGCCGAGCCCGGCGGATTTGAGGTGCTCAAGGAAATGCGCGACAGCTGGCCGTTTTTCGGCACCTACCTCGACATGCTGGAAATGCTGCTGGCCAAGGCCGACATAGGCATTGCCGCCTATTACGAACATCGGCTGGTGGACGAGCCGTCGCTGAAGACGCTGGGGCGCAAGCTGCGCGAGCGCTTCGAGCGCCTGGAAGACAGCGTGCTGACGCTTTTGGAGCAGGACGAGCTGCTGGAAAAAACGCCGCTGATCCACCAGGCCATCGCCGTGCGCAACCCCTATATCGATCCGCTGCACGGGCTTCAGGCCGAACTTCTGCAGCGCAACCGCGACGCCGACGGCGCGATCAGCGCGGATCTCTCCCGGGCGCTGATGGTAACCATGGCGGGGATTTCTGCCGGCCTGCGCAACACCGGCTAG